The window CTGGAGGCCTCCTTTTCCCTTTGAGTGAGAACGCTGGCTTGTTTGTCTTCCTACTAAATGCTGTTTATATCGTCTCTGAACTTGTTGAGGCGGTGTCACAGGTGACCAAAGGACGCTGCAACACAAACATGGAAGTACAACACCCGCGCCCTTTCACACAGGAAGCGCTGCCTGCCCTGTAACAGCCAGCTTCAGCTCTACCCGACTCACCACCACATGCATAATTGATCTGCCAAGACGCCACAGAGAATATCCTGCATGTGTCTAGACTCTAAGGTGCCATGAGTGCTGTATGTTCAGCCTACAGTATCCATCATTCACGCACCGTGTGCTCTTCATATTGCTTTCTTATATCACTTCCCCCGTAACGATTGGTGAAATGCCACGAACTTACGTTACCTATCGGGCCGAGAGACGAGTTTTGCTTAGATATGAGAGACTCTGGCTTCTGCTTCCGACACGCTGACCTCAAGATAAGCTGCGTCAAACTGAAGTGTGTGCTGAGCCTGCAGAATCTGACagaagagaggggggggggttcttaTTATTCAGAATTCCACACTAACCTTAAGTCACCCATGTCTTCAGCAGCGCTACCTTGGAGAAAACTCTCAGCTCCACAGAAGGCAAATGTAACCAGAAATTTGAGACCCCCTTTCACATACTTTCGTTTGAAATGAGTTTTGGCACCCAGTGCTGTACAGAAGTCAAGAGTCACCCCTCGTTTCTTTATATACTGCCAGGAAAAAGAGAGGTGACTCGTGAGTGTCGCAATTTACTGAAACACGTGCTACGGCGGTAATCTGGATTATTCATACTTTGCAAGAGTTTGTATAATGACTTTTAAAGTCGGTGTTTGAGCACCTTTTATTCTCTGACACAGCCTGGACCCTCTTAgaccagctttctgtcatttctttaagcagtcttcaggaatagttctccaggctgcTTGAAGGAcgtcccaaagctcttctttggatgtcggctgccttttgttcctttCTCTGTCAGGaagatcccacactgcttcagtaatgttgagctccggccTCTGGGCAGGATTCATCCCttcataagacctgttgccactgattttcagtccttgTGCCATTTGGCATCCCTGTTTTCGCtgccttaagaacggcttctgacagccacccttccatggagcccatttctgatgaggccttAGTgcacagtagatggatcagctgaaggtccagatgcatttCTCAGCTCTTTgctgaatttttttatttaaatttttttccctgtttcttaaggacatccctttcagatactgttcatctgctatCGATAGTTTTTCAGGCCTGACACCAGTTTAAGGATTTGCTGCACTCTATGCTGAGATGCCAGGTTTTCAGCTAATCGCTGAGGGagtttgggaatcaccttgttggtgtgAATATACTActgtgtctgtcaaactgtgatATCTGGGGTATGCTTAATAGATGGAACTAAAGTAATGGGAACAAATAGTGTGTGTTTGACAGGCTTTTGGTAACAGAGTGCCCTGATATGCCATTTAGAAggtggttctttgctaagttgtctgttatgtgtagtaACAACACTAGTTCCAGCATTActcacactttttttcttttttttttcaaatgcttgaatgattcataggtcagtatTAAATGGCTTCAGAAGCAAACTATTTCCTCTGAAAGTGGTCGGTTTCATGGACTGAACTGAGTGTAAAAGGAAGAACACTGAATAACCATCAgagagcctggagaactgtGGCTCCAGATCACTTTCTAAGAGTacaggaaagtctggctgcttggaagtaaAATGAAAGGAATTTAGAGGGGGGCTCAACACGATATTGAGTCATGTTGTCTCCTTCCTTCACATGGCTTTGCTCCGGCTTAGTCACCAGGGAGGAATTTTGTTGGGTTGCCAGGCGTGCGAGGCCTGGAGGGGAAAGCCATCTGACAGAAGAATGGGCGGAAGACGAGGGCACGCTGCTTTTTAACCTGAAATCGTCTCCCACATCTCCACACGGGAATTGCTGAGCAGCTAATGAGCAGCGGTCTTCTCACTCGAGGGCGAGCATTCAGCTCTCCCTCTGATAAGATTTCACTGAGTCATAAAAGCATGTTTTCTTTCGTGCAGGCGAGCCGAGGAAGTACGATCCCACCTTCAAGGGTCCAATCCAGAACAGGTGAGGTGGAGCCGGGATTTCCGCTGCTGACTTTCATGCTGTGGAGTTCCAGTAAACACGGGGgggcttctttttctcttttggttGCAGGGGCTGCACGGACATCGTCTGCTGCATCCTCTTTGTTCTCGCCGTCCTGGGTTACATTGCAGTGGGAATTCTGGGTAAGGATTTTCAGTTTGGTTTACCTGTTTAAAATGCAAACAAAGAGCTAcccgtggggggggggggagttttGCAACCTTTTACCTTTTCTTTTGATATGTGCTTCCAGCCTGGTCCCAGGGCGACCCCAGGAAGGTGATCTACCCCACAGACAGTCGCGGCCAGTTCTGCGGGCAGGTCGGCACCCCGCTTGAGTGAGTTGCTTTCCAAGTCTAAGCGTGACCGTATCGAGGACCAAAACTTTCATATCAATGTGTCAATCAGCTCTAGAAACCAACAGGCTTCTGCCCTACTTTCTAGTGAGAGATGATGGCTTCCTGTCAGGAGATTGCTGACTTAGCTCATAACAATACAGTCAGTGCTGATTATTTATTGTTTGTAGGATTGTAGATACTCTTGACTGTCAGGAGGATTATGTAAGCTGCTCACACAGATGCAGAAGTTGACCCTTTAGTGTTCCAAACTCGTTTAAGCGAGTCCGTGCATCATTCCGGGACGGCCCGGTGTTACGGTGTAACATCTCACAGCGTCAGTGGTTTCCGGTAGCTACGGCAAACCGGAAGAGGCAGTTTGGCTGTCCTGGTCAACGCCACGTATAGTGTGTGTGTCGCATGAAATTCCCATCGTTTGCACACTTGATTGCAATGTGGAGTGTGGTCAGAGCGAGCAGACGCATCCGAGTTGTTGCAGGAACAGCCGAGAACGGGACGAGAGGAAGCAGCTCTCAACACCATCCCCTATTCTGACTACTTTTATGAAATTTccaaactaatctgtgtcttaTCTGTGAGGTTTTGTTTAAGCGTCGGTCTTCGATGGAACTGCCATtgctgaacacaaaaacaattAAACGAATTTCCAAATGATGCCATCAGTTAACCCTTTATAGGTGTCCGGCACTACATCTGCAGACCTGTAGTCTTCGTATCCGCTCACTGAAATGATGTTTAAGTagtattttctttatttgtgaGGCACATGATTTATCAGTGGACTGTCTAAGGACATTTGGGGAAAAATCTCCAACTTTGATCTGACAAAGGCAATAAAATTGATGGAAGTGTGGTCAGCTGACAACCGGTCTTAGGTTTTGGTTTCTACCAACTGAAAGTGACCGTCTGTTGGCTTTTTCTGAcctttgtatttatttactgtCCTTCTGCCTCCCCCAGGAACAAGCGCCTGCTGTTCTACTTCAACATCATGAAGTGCGCCAGTCCCATGGTGCTGCTGGAGTTCCAGTGTCCGACCACACAGGTGTGAACGGCCCCTGTGGTTTTCTGGCTGTTGTTCTCTTTCTTTTAATAACCACTCTCATTCAAGTTGTGAATTCTCAGAATGATCATGTTGCATGCAACTCGAATGCACAATCGTCTCGTTTTCCTTCCTCTTTCACGATGACACCAGTGCTGCTGCTTACTCCTCTTGCTGTGCTGTGTTTTCCCTGCGCTTCTTTGACGTTTGCGTGTCCTGATGTTCATGTTCATCCTTAGATGTGCGTGGAGAAATGCCCCGAGAAGTTCATGACTTTAATCAAAGCCTCCGCCAACCAAAAGGACTTTGACTACTATAAAAACTTCTGCAAGGAGGGTGTGACTAGATCAATGGTGGGTTGCTCTTTATATTTAGTTACTTTTCTCTCTGTTATTCTATACCACTTTGATTAGAATATGCATACATCTTTCCTTTGTTTCAGGGTACACCAGCAATCCTCAGAGCGGGTCTCTGTCCTGCTATGTTGATGCCCAGCAGGCCTTGTGAGTTGCATGAGGAACTTCACATGAGGAAACGACACGTATCATCATAATCTGTCATTATTAATTGAGCAAAACTAATTcagaatgcagaagcagtgtgtgaaaaatccCCCCCGGCTTCCATACTAATAAAGAGgctaagtagcagccaggtgccgCTAATGACATGTACTCGATTAACTGATCAGCAGTGATCTTAgcgaagcaattgttgctgcccattaaTCTTACAAGAGGTTAGTCACAtgttcaggacagctgtcattCTTCCCAGgcgtggacgtcccagcaagttcaccccaaggccAGACTGTGCAGAGCTCAGAGaaacaagagctacatctcagactctacgggcctcacttagcatgttaaatgttaaagttcatgacagcacagttagaaaaagactgagcaagtatggcttgtttgggagtgttgcaggagaaagcctctgctctgtggcagcacagcttaggtttgcaaagttacatctgaacaaaccccAAGACTTCTGGAACGATGTCCTTATGCCATAATGCACAGCACCATGtttggtgaaaaccaaacacacctcataccagctgtaaAGCACgctggtggagggctgatggtttgggcttgttctgcagacACAGGAGCCGGGTACCTTGctgtcattgagtccaccatgagcTCTACAAGCTGGTAAATGATGGGgatgtacttagtttttcacactctgcttttgcattttggcttagtgtTTTGCTTCGGGCATTTACCTAAAATACGACCcagtctttaaatgacctggaAAAAAGGGTCAACTGATATAGGACGTACCTTCCTTTTCACATGACTGCATCTAAAATGTAACTGGAACTAATTTCATTGGCTCCAAATCTTTCTGACATCCGGTTTTTCTCCTGCTGTCCCTCAGTCACCCGTAGGTGCTTCCCAGCCTTGGGCCTGAAAGGAGGTGTGATAACCGTGGGAAACGACTCTCATTTCGACGATGGAACCGGAACCATGAGAAACGCCAAGGACCTTGTGGACGGAGTAAAGTGAGTCCATTCGTAGAATTATTGTAGTGAAAAGTAGCACAAGATGGAGTTCCACCCTGTCGAATGTGATAAACGCACCGGTTTCTCTCCCCAGGAACGCCACTGTGGTTATTGAGGCTCGTCAGGTGGTGATGAAGATCTTTGAGGATTACACACAGTCCTGGTACTGGATCCTCATGTGAGTGGTTAATCCTCATGATTCCTTGTTCACTTTGATCCCGTCTGCCTGAACTGAACTCCCCTCACTCGTGCTCTTTCTGTAGAGGGCTGGTTATCGCCATGCTCACCAGCCTGCTCTTCATCGTCCTCCTGCGCTTCCTGGCGGGCATCATGGTGTGGATCATGATTGCCTTGGTGATTCTGGTGCTCGGCTACGGTAAGGCGCATGATTGTGTTTCCTCATCTCCATTACACCTCTTTTTCTGAATGACTCAGTCGAGCCGTTACAGAAGCGCTCAGCACAGCAGAAGTGGCTCATGGGAAACTGTGGCCATTGttagaaaaacttttttttttagggctgggcaacgattaaaatttttaatctaattaatcacatgatttccctgattaatcacgattaattgcatttgtacgcaaaatccaaaaatgaattcaaaagtagtgtatagcttttagcatttagttttattttaaatgtgctgccatatgaatggaagtgccataacatttgttgtgcaaacacacttttaacatcagcatctttctgtagtttttatgtagaagcctcgctccactgtctgtttccttgaatgacttgctgctatcagttgtgtgttttgcctttaagtgatattttagactggaactactacgctgagaagacaattcaacttggcagtgtttacagatgactttggttctgtcgactttaaaatgaaaatggccgagtaaaagttccgtacccttctccatgtttggtggatccgccgattactttcttttccggttccgcagaagatttttataaaataaataataaaacaggtggtttgtggcgtagtgggttgagcaggcgccccatgtacagaggctatagtcctcgctgcagctggccccgattCGAgttccgcatcggacggccctgtgctgcgtgtcgttccccctctctcggccccctgcttcctgtctctatgaacttccattaaaggcacaaaagccctcaaaacattttcttgttttaatttaaaaaataaaaataataaatgcgttaatgcgcaataaaatgtgtatctgcgttaaataattaatgcgttaatgtgataataacgagttaactcgcccagccctactttttttttttttttttttttttttttttttttttacatggaaTATCCACAAATGTGGACCAATAAAACCACTTATTTCCTGAAAATTCTATAGGTTGTAGCTTTGAGGGGTCAGATCAGAGTGAACTAACCCTTACAGACAGCTGCAGTGTTATAAATGCTTTTGCAATCTGGGTGTGAGCTGCCGGCCTGTAAAGAATAACACAGCATGAAGTACAGATGCTTCCTGTCGCTCTGTCACGAGACTTTGAATAGTGAACGCATTAACTATTTCTGCTACTGTGCGATTACTTCTGGGAATAAAAGGTGACGTATCTAACCAGGTTATCGCCTGGTGGAGGCCTAGCAAACATTGTGATGTAGTACGGCTGGCGAGTGTCTCTCAAGAGTGTCGAGCTGAAAAGATGTGATGCAGAAAGTATTCTGTAGGAATGGTCTTCTAACTGCTTATAATTGTGAGGTAATGCTCCTTTGCGACCACTGGTGTGTTGATCATCGTGTATCTGAGCGTATCTGCAGCAGTGGGGAGTGAGTGGAGGGCAGCAGGCGGGAGAATTAGTTGCAACTCTCTCCGGTCGCAGTTGCCGCTCTGGCATATTCGCACATTCTCTCAACAGCAGATTATGCTGAGGTTTCCACTTGGGATGGATGAAGTCCAGGGAGAATGTTTTGCACATGACGCCTGTTCTCTGGAACATTTCAGCACTCCAGActgaaagtggaaaaaaacGGCTTTAGTGaacttatcttatctttatgGCTGCGAATGCCTTTCCCAATGTGGTGAACAAACAGTCGGAATGTAGAATCCCTGTGCCCTAACCTGCAACTGCACACTTTTATTTCCAGTTCTGTGGCCGTTTATTGTGTTGTTGTGGTCCGTTTGCCGCAGCATCTGCATTTGGAGCTTTGTTTGCTGTTACTGCTTCAACTTTGACAACAATTTTCCAGAATAGGCTTATAGATGAGACGAAGGCGCCTGGAGAAATTTGCTTCAATTCCCTCAAAGTCTTCACTGTTGTGGTGAATGTGCAAGCACTGTTTGTCCCTCTTACTTTCCCcattctaattaaaaaaaaagaaaaactaattctGATTCTTTGAAACTCTCTTTTTGCTCTCTAGGCATCTTCCACTGCTACATGGAGTACGCTTCCCTTAAAGGGGAAGCTGGCTCCAACGTGACCATACAGGATCTGGGCTTCCAGACGGACTTCAGCGTCTACCTGCAGATCAGACAGACCTGGCTGGCCTTCAGTCAGTTCACACCCCAAACTTCAACGTAGCGTCGGAGTCGACTGTCGTGTCAAAGCGGCGCACTCATTCGATCTCCCACTCTCATTCTTTTAGTGATTATCCTGGCCATCGTGGAGGTCATCATCATCCTGCTGCTCATCTTCCTGAGGAAGAGGATCCTCATCGCCATTGCTCTCATTAAAGAAGCCAGCAGGTGAGCAGCGCCGGGCCTTTTTGGAGGACAGTTGGATCAGCGGGGTTTAGTGTTTAATTTCTCTGGCTCGGAAGCGCGTAACCGTCGGCGACGCTGCTGTTCTGTTTGCAGAGCCGTCGGGCACGTGATGTGCTCTCTCCTCTACCCGCTGTTCACCTTCCTCCTCCTGGCCGTGGTCATCGCCTACTGGGCAGTAACTGCTGTGTATCCTTTGATTCTCAACTCTCATTTGCGCTGAAACTTGTTCTCGGCACATAGCGTCGGTCTCTCTCAAACGTTAAGgtaacattttgaattgaatccGAATCTGACGTAATTTAGGGGATTACAAAATAACCGGCCGCTTCACGCCAAATGTCTCATCAGCCAGCAGAGGGCGACACAGCTAAGGTTCCTGCTTCATTTCAGACtgcatccttcagactgttgcAGTATATGTGACGTATAAATATCAGAATAAGGAGCCTGGGCATTTTGTTGGCTTAAAAGAGGGGACGTCAGCCGTCTCCACAGATAGAAACTGAAACGCATGGAAGTGGTTTATTGGTTGTAGGCCTTGACAGAACGGATCAGTTTCTTGTCTACCTCCAATGAGCCCATCTACAAAGTGTTCAACGAGACGGCGTGCGAGCACTCCAGAACGACTTGTGAACCGGCTGTAAGTggtcttcctttctttttcagtcaCTTCTCGATCTACCTCCCGCTTTGAATAACGCTGCCGTGGCTTCTCCTTGTCCCGAAGCGCCTCGGTGCTGCTCACGTTGAACATGAAATCCTCAGGATTTCTCTCTCTCCCCCGTGCACAGAACTACTCGACGAGCTCCATGAAAGCGCAGTGCCCCGACTCGGAGTGCCTTTTCGCCTTCTACGGCGGCGAGACTGCTTACCACAAGTACCTGATCGGCCTGCAGTTCTACAacgtgtttctcttcttctggtGTGCCAACTTTGTCACGGCTCTGGGACAGATGACCTTAGCCGGGGCGTTTGCCTCTTATTACTGGGCCTTCGTCAAGCCAGACGACATGCCTGCTTTCCCTGTGTTTTCTTCCCTGGGGAGATCTCTCAGGTGTGTAGAAAtcctcctttttttgtttttcttgtatcCACGGTGAttgtcttgttttgtgttgctctcagttgacacacacacaccttgttCTCGTACCTTTTAACGTTTACTTGTATCTGGTTTTAGGTACCACACAGGGAGTCTGGCATTCGGCTCGCTCATCCTCTCAATCATTCAGATCATCAGGGTTTTTCTGGAGTATGTGGACCACAAGCTCAAAGGTCTGCTCGATCAATGATCCCTTTAAAGTGTGAAGCATCTCCTGGACACGCTGGGTCAGATTGGGGGACGTTTGGCTTGACTTTTGATTGTGCCGTCTTCCACAGGAGCCGAGAACAAGTTTGCCAAATTCCTGCTGTGCTGCCTGAAGTGCTGCTTCTGGTGTCTGGAGAAATTCATCAAGTTCCTGAACAGAAACGCCTACATCATGGTGCGTGGTTTTCCTTTTGCTCCGACTTAACCCGCTGAAGCCGGAGGGATGCAACGCGAGAGCCGGCTCGGCGGAACCTGCAGCTCCAGTCAGGGATAACTGCTCTACTAAACTAAAACGTTCATCGTAATTCTGTAGATTTACTGTCAGTCTGATGGAAAacagttgtttcttttgtttaaacACTAGTCCTAAAAAGAGTTTGTAGTTTTGCAGTTTAATTTCATTATAAAACATCAACATAGATTTCATACTCCAAACACGACCTGCTCCTGAGCAGGTTACAAGCTCAGCATCAGTTACCACGGTGTTCTGTCCAGGTTTGAGCCACCGCCACGACTCTAAAAGCGGAGCTCGGGCTCATGATGCGGGCCTccagggccgctgtcctgcaggttttaggtgtttccctgcttcaacataCCTGATTCAGATCCCCTCAAAAGATTAAGCTCTGCACAAGCCTTCTGACGAGGCATTgatctgaatctgaagctttaaACTTGCTTTGCTGAACTCTCTGCAGTCATTAAAAACGGAcgtaatgtgtgtgtttggcctCCAGGTGGCGATATATGGCAAAAACTTCTGCACATCTGCCAAAGATGCCTTCTTCCTCCTCATGAGGAACATGATCAGGTGACTTGAATGTTATCTGGAATAGTTTTGGCTGTGCGTAAAGAGCTGTGGTTTTAACCTCATGACAACCTTGAATCCCTCAGAGTGGCCGTCTTGGATAAAGTGACGGATTTCCTCTTATTTTTGGGCAAACTGCTCATCGTTGGGCTTGTGGGTGAGTGTtaatatctttattttttttctgtttcttactGTACGATCAGTACTTGTCGATCTGGATACGATATTTTGCTTCGTTAAAACCGCTCGCTTTGGTCTTTTCATCCACAGGagtctttgctttctttttcttctccggGAGAGTGAAGGCCTTTGAGGACACGGCGCCAAACCTCCACTACTACTGGGTTCCCATCCTGGTGAGTCGCCGCGCTTTCAGCTTTCAGAGCGGCTGTTAATCGTGTTTTACTGTGAAACCGCGCGCGTGCGCGCATCAGGAGTAAAAAATGTGCGGTTCTTGTCGTCCTCGCCAGACTGTGGTGGTCGGATCATACCTCATCGCCCATGGATTCTTCAGTGTCTACGCCATGTGTGTGGACACGCTGTTCCTCTGTTTCTGTAAGTGATGCATCCTCCGACGTGCTGTTTTTGGTTGCTCAAACCTCACCTGACCCTGCTTTTGGTTTTGGGCTGTCACTAATTCTAAATGGCTTGAACATGGTGTGCTGTAAAGATTTCC is drawn from Odontesthes bonariensis isolate fOdoBon6 chromosome 21, fOdoBon6.hap1, whole genome shotgun sequence and contains these coding sequences:
- the LOC142370863 gene encoding choline transporter-like protein 2 isoform X1, which translates into the protein MPEDGEFYGKHGEPRKYDPTFKGPIQNRGCTDIVCCILFVLAVLGYIAVGILAWSQGDPRKVIYPTDSRGQFCGQVGTPLENKRLLFYFNIMKCASPMVLLEFQCPTTQMCVEKCPEKFMTLIKASANQKDFDYYKNFCKEGVTRSMGTPAILRAGLCPAMLMPSRPFTRRCFPALGLKGGVITVGNDSHFDDGTGTMRNAKDLVDGVKNATVVIEARQVVMKIFEDYTQSWYWILIGLVIAMLTSLLFIVLLRFLAGIMVWIMIALVILVLGYGIFHCYMEYASLKGEAGSNVTIQDLGFQTDFSVYLQIRQTWLAFMIILAIVEVIIILLLIFLRKRILIAIALIKEASRAVGHVMCSLLYPLFTFLLLAVVIAYWAVTAVFLSTSNEPIYKVFNETACEHSRTTCEPANYSTSSMKAQCPDSECLFAFYGGETAYHKYLIGLQFYNVFLFFWCANFVTALGQMTLAGAFASYYWAFVKPDDMPAFPVFSSLGRSLRYHTGSLAFGSLILSIIQIIRVFLEYVDHKLKGAENKFAKFLLCCLKCCFWCLEKFIKFLNRNAYIMVAIYGKNFCTSAKDAFFLLMRNMIRVAVLDKVTDFLLFLGKLLIVGLVGVFAFFFFSGRVKAFEDTAPNLHYYWVPILTVVVGSYLIAHGFFSVYAMCVDTLFLCFCEDLERNDGSAARPYYMSSTLHEILWEDKAEDACASSAQQQHDDDAQPDTAESGGCGAERKTFFT
- the LOC142370863 gene encoding choline transporter-like protein 2 isoform X3, coding for MPEDGEFYGKHGEPRKYDPTFKGPIQNRGCTDIVCCILFVLAVLGYIAVGILAWSQGDPRKVIYPTDSRGQFCGQVGTPLENKRLLFYFNIMKCASPMVLLEFQCPTTQMCVEKCPEKFMTLIKASANQKDFDYYKNFCKEGVTRSMGTPAILRAGLCPAMLMPSRPFTRRCFPALGLKGGVITVGNDSHFDDGTGTMRNAKDLVDGVKNATVVIEARQVVMKIFEDYTQSWYWILIGLVIAMLTSLLFIVLLRFLAGIMVWIMIALVILVLGYGIFHCYMEYASLKGEAGSNVTIQDLGFQTDFSVYLQIRQTWLAFMIILAIVEVIIILLLIFLRKRILIAIALIKEASRAVGHVMCSLLYPLFTFLLLAVVIAYWAVTAVFLSTSNEPIYKVFNETACEHSRTTCEPANYSTSSMKAQCPDSECLFAFYGGETAYHKYLIGLQFYNVFLFFWCANFVTALGQMTLAGAFASYYWAFVKPDDMPAFPVFSSLGRSLRYHTGSLAFGSLILSIIQIIRVFLEYVDHKLKGAENKFAKFLLCCLKCCFWCLEKFIKFLNRNAYIMVAIYGKNFCTSAKDAFFLLMRNMIRVAVLDKVTDFLLFLGKLLIVGLVGVFAFFFFSGRVKAFEDTAPNLHYYWVPILTVVVGSYLIAHGFFSVYAMCVDTLFLCFLEDLERNDGSAERPYLMPESLRKVLNKKNKAEPAQ
- the LOC142370863 gene encoding choline transporter-like protein 2 isoform X2; this encodes MELEEKPKYGEPRKYDPTFKGPIQNRGCTDIVCCILFVLAVLGYIAVGILAWSQGDPRKVIYPTDSRGQFCGQVGTPLENKRLLFYFNIMKCASPMVLLEFQCPTTQMCVEKCPEKFMTLIKASANQKDFDYYKNFCKEGVTRSMGTPAILRAGLCPAMLMPSRPFTRRCFPALGLKGGVITVGNDSHFDDGTGTMRNAKDLVDGVKNATVVIEARQVVMKIFEDYTQSWYWILIGLVIAMLTSLLFIVLLRFLAGIMVWIMIALVILVLGYGIFHCYMEYASLKGEAGSNVTIQDLGFQTDFSVYLQIRQTWLAFMIILAIVEVIIILLLIFLRKRILIAIALIKEASRAVGHVMCSLLYPLFTFLLLAVVIAYWAVTAVFLSTSNEPIYKVFNETACEHSRTTCEPANYSTSSMKAQCPDSECLFAFYGGETAYHKYLIGLQFYNVFLFFWCANFVTALGQMTLAGAFASYYWAFVKPDDMPAFPVFSSLGRSLRYHTGSLAFGSLILSIIQIIRVFLEYVDHKLKGAENKFAKFLLCCLKCCFWCLEKFIKFLNRNAYIMVAIYGKNFCTSAKDAFFLLMRNMIRVAVLDKVTDFLLFLGKLLIVGLVGVFAFFFFSGRVKAFEDTAPNLHYYWVPILTVVVGSYLIAHGFFSVYAMCVDTLFLCFCEDLERNDGSAARPYYMSSTLHEILWEDKAEDACASSAQQQHDDDAQPDTAESGGCGAERKTFFT
- the LOC142370863 gene encoding choline transporter-like protein 2 isoform X4, giving the protein MELEEKPKYGEPRKYDPTFKGPIQNRGCTDIVCCILFVLAVLGYIAVGILAWSQGDPRKVIYPTDSRGQFCGQVGTPLENKRLLFYFNIMKCASPMVLLEFQCPTTQMCVEKCPEKFMTLIKASANQKDFDYYKNFCKEGVTRSMGTPAILRAGLCPAMLMPSRPFTRRCFPALGLKGGVITVGNDSHFDDGTGTMRNAKDLVDGVKNATVVIEARQVVMKIFEDYTQSWYWILIGLVIAMLTSLLFIVLLRFLAGIMVWIMIALVILVLGYGIFHCYMEYASLKGEAGSNVTIQDLGFQTDFSVYLQIRQTWLAFMIILAIVEVIIILLLIFLRKRILIAIALIKEASRAVGHVMCSLLYPLFTFLLLAVVIAYWAVTAVFLSTSNEPIYKVFNETACEHSRTTCEPANYSTSSMKAQCPDSECLFAFYGGETAYHKYLIGLQFYNVFLFFWCANFVTALGQMTLAGAFASYYWAFVKPDDMPAFPVFSSLGRSLRYHTGSLAFGSLILSIIQIIRVFLEYVDHKLKGAENKFAKFLLCCLKCCFWCLEKFIKFLNRNAYIMVAIYGKNFCTSAKDAFFLLMRNMIRVAVLDKVTDFLLFLGKLLIVGLVGVFAFFFFSGRVKAFEDTAPNLHYYWVPILTVVVGSYLIAHGFFSVYAMCVDTLFLCFLEDLERNDGSAERPYLMPESLRKVLNKKNKAEPAQ